A section of the Phacochoerus africanus isolate WHEZ1 chromosome 4, ROS_Pafr_v1, whole genome shotgun sequence genome encodes:
- the RNF44 gene encoding RING finger protein 44 isoform X2 has translation MVDISGLWNQGCEPQPSPSTPLPPLMQPWALAVTRWPPSAPVSQRRFSAGTSSHPGQLRGSPSREGPLASPPAQDERLPSQQPPPRPAHLPVEERRALAPAGGSPRMLHPTSQQSPFMVDLHEQVHQGPVPLSYTVTTVTTQGFPLPTGQHIPGCSAQQLPACSVMFSGQHYPLCCLPPPLIQACTMQQLPVPYQAYPHLISSDHYILHPPPPAPHPQPTHMAPLGQFVSLQTQHPRMPLQRLDNDVDLRGDQHPLGSFTYSTSAPGPTLSPSVPLHYLPHDPLHQELSFGVPYSHMMPRRLSTQRYRLQQPLPPPPPPPPPPPYYPSFLPYFLSMLPMSPTAMGPTISLDLDVDDVEMENYEALLNLAERLGDAKPRGLTKADIEQLPSYRFHPDSHQSEQTLCVVCFSDFEARQLLRVLPCNHEFHTKCVDKWLKANRTCPICRADASEVPREAE, from the exons ATGGTGGACATCAGTGGCCTCTGGAACCAG GGTTgtgagccccagcccagcccctccacccctcTGCCACCCCTGATGCAACCATGGGCTCTGGCAGTGACTAGGTGGCCACCCTCTGCCCCTGTGAGTCAGCGGCGATTCTCTGCAGGAACCAGTAGCCACCCAGGCCAGCTCCGGGGAAG CCCCAGCCGCGAGGGCCCCCTGGCCAGCCCGCCTGCCCAGGATGAGCGCTTACCCTCCCAGCAGCCACCGCCCCGACCAGCACACCTCCCCGTAGAGGAGCGCCGAGCCTTGGCTCCTGCCGGCGGGAGCCCCCGAATGCTGCACCCAACTTCCCAGCAGAGCCCATTCATGGTTGATCTTCACGAGCAG GTGCACCAGGGACCTGTGCCTCTGTCCTACACAGTCACCACAGTGACAACCCAAGGCTTCCCCCTGCCTACAGGCCAGCACATCCCTGGCTGCAGTGCCCAGCAGCTCCCAGCATGCTCCGTGATGTTCAGCGGGCAGCACTACCCCCTctgctgcctcccaccccca CTGATCCAGGCGTGTACCATGCAGCAGCTCCCTGTGCCCTATCAGGCCTACCCCCACCTCATCTCCAGTGACCACTACATCCTGCACCCCCCACCGCCAGCTCCACACCCCCAGCCCACTCACATGGCACCTCTTGGGCAGTTTGTATCGCTGCAGACCCAGCACCCACGTATG CCCCTGCAGCGCCTTGACAATGACGTGGACCTTCGGGGGGATCAGCATCCCCTGGGGAGCTTCACCTACTCCACCTCTGCCCCGGGCCCGACCCTGTCCCCTTCCGTGCCCCTGCATTACCTGCCCCACGATCCCCTGCACCAGGAACTGTCCTTCGGTGTG CCATATTCCCACATGATGCCTCGGAGACTGAGCACCCAGAGATACCGCCTGCAGCAGCcactgcccccaccacccccgccacctcccccaccaccatATTACCCCAGCTTCCTGCCCTACTTCCT CTCGATGCTGCCAATGTCACCAACAGCAATGGGGCCCACCATCAGCCTGGATCTTGATGTGGATGACGTGGAGATGGAGAACTATGAG GCCCTCCTGAACCTGGCAGAGCGGCTGGGAGATGCCAAGCCCCGTGGCCTCACCAAAGCGGACATCGAACAGCTTCCGTCGTACCGCTTTCACCCTGACAGCCACCAGTCGGAGCAGACGCT GTGTGTCGTCTGCTTCAGTGACTTCGAGGCGCGGCAGCTGCTCCGGGTCCTCCCCTGCAACCATGAGTTCCATACCAAGTGTGTTGACAAGTGGTTGAAG GCCAACCGGACATGTCCCATTTGCCGGGCTGACGCTTCCGAGGTGCCCAGGGAGGCTGAGTGA
- the RNF44 gene encoding RING finger protein 44 isoform X1, with the protein MVDISGLWNQGCEPQPSPSTPLPPLMQPWALAVTRWPPSAPVSQRRFSAGTSSHPGQLRGSPSREGPLASPPAQDERLPSQQPPPRPAHLPVEERRALAPAGGSPRMLHPTSQQSPFMVDLHEQVHQGPVPLSYTVTTVTTQGFPLPTGQHIPGCSAQQLPACSVMFSGQHYPLCCLPPPQLIQACTMQQLPVPYQAYPHLISSDHYILHPPPPAPHPQPTHMAPLGQFVSLQTQHPRMPLQRLDNDVDLRGDQHPLGSFTYSTSAPGPTLSPSVPLHYLPHDPLHQELSFGVPYSHMMPRRLSTQRYRLQQPLPPPPPPPPPPPYYPSFLPYFLSMLPMSPTAMGPTISLDLDVDDVEMENYEALLNLAERLGDAKPRGLTKADIEQLPSYRFHPDSHQSEQTLCVVCFSDFEARQLLRVLPCNHEFHTKCVDKWLKANRTCPICRADASEVPREAE; encoded by the exons ATGGTGGACATCAGTGGCCTCTGGAACCAG GGTTgtgagccccagcccagcccctccacccctcTGCCACCCCTGATGCAACCATGGGCTCTGGCAGTGACTAGGTGGCCACCCTCTGCCCCTGTGAGTCAGCGGCGATTCTCTGCAGGAACCAGTAGCCACCCAGGCCAGCTCCGGGGAAG CCCCAGCCGCGAGGGCCCCCTGGCCAGCCCGCCTGCCCAGGATGAGCGCTTACCCTCCCAGCAGCCACCGCCCCGACCAGCACACCTCCCCGTAGAGGAGCGCCGAGCCTTGGCTCCTGCCGGCGGGAGCCCCCGAATGCTGCACCCAACTTCCCAGCAGAGCCCATTCATGGTTGATCTTCACGAGCAG GTGCACCAGGGACCTGTGCCTCTGTCCTACACAGTCACCACAGTGACAACCCAAGGCTTCCCCCTGCCTACAGGCCAGCACATCCCTGGCTGCAGTGCCCAGCAGCTCCCAGCATGCTCCGTGATGTTCAGCGGGCAGCACTACCCCCTctgctgcctcccaccccca CAGCTGATCCAGGCGTGTACCATGCAGCAGCTCCCTGTGCCCTATCAGGCCTACCCCCACCTCATCTCCAGTGACCACTACATCCTGCACCCCCCACCGCCAGCTCCACACCCCCAGCCCACTCACATGGCACCTCTTGGGCAGTTTGTATCGCTGCAGACCCAGCACCCACGTATG CCCCTGCAGCGCCTTGACAATGACGTGGACCTTCGGGGGGATCAGCATCCCCTGGGGAGCTTCACCTACTCCACCTCTGCCCCGGGCCCGACCCTGTCCCCTTCCGTGCCCCTGCATTACCTGCCCCACGATCCCCTGCACCAGGAACTGTCCTTCGGTGTG CCATATTCCCACATGATGCCTCGGAGACTGAGCACCCAGAGATACCGCCTGCAGCAGCcactgcccccaccacccccgccacctcccccaccaccatATTACCCCAGCTTCCTGCCCTACTTCCT CTCGATGCTGCCAATGTCACCAACAGCAATGGGGCCCACCATCAGCCTGGATCTTGATGTGGATGACGTGGAGATGGAGAACTATGAG GCCCTCCTGAACCTGGCAGAGCGGCTGGGAGATGCCAAGCCCCGTGGCCTCACCAAAGCGGACATCGAACAGCTTCCGTCGTACCGCTTTCACCCTGACAGCCACCAGTCGGAGCAGACGCT GTGTGTCGTCTGCTTCAGTGACTTCGAGGCGCGGCAGCTGCTCCGGGTCCTCCCCTGCAACCATGAGTTCCATACCAAGTGTGTTGACAAGTGGTTGAAG GCCAACCGGACATGTCCCATTTGCCGGGCTGACGCTTCCGAGGTGCCCAGGGAGGCTGAGTGA
- the RNF44 gene encoding RING finger protein 44 isoform X3: MQPWALAVTRWPPSAPVSQRRFSAGTSSHPGQLRGSPSREGPLASPPAQDERLPSQQPPPRPAHLPVEERRALAPAGGSPRMLHPTSQQSPFMVDLHEQVHQGPVPLSYTVTTVTTQGFPLPTGQHIPGCSAQQLPACSVMFSGQHYPLCCLPPPQLIQACTMQQLPVPYQAYPHLISSDHYILHPPPPAPHPQPTHMAPLGQFVSLQTQHPRMPLQRLDNDVDLRGDQHPLGSFTYSTSAPGPTLSPSVPLHYLPHDPLHQELSFGVPYSHMMPRRLSTQRYRLQQPLPPPPPPPPPPPYYPSFLPYFLSMLPMSPTAMGPTISLDLDVDDVEMENYEALLNLAERLGDAKPRGLTKADIEQLPSYRFHPDSHQSEQTLCVVCFSDFEARQLLRVLPCNHEFHTKCVDKWLKANRTCPICRADASEVPREAE; the protein is encoded by the exons ATGCAACCATGGGCTCTGGCAGTGACTAGGTGGCCACCCTCTGCCCCTGTGAGTCAGCGGCGATTCTCTGCAGGAACCAGTAGCCACCCAGGCCAGCTCCGGGGAAG CCCCAGCCGCGAGGGCCCCCTGGCCAGCCCGCCTGCCCAGGATGAGCGCTTACCCTCCCAGCAGCCACCGCCCCGACCAGCACACCTCCCCGTAGAGGAGCGCCGAGCCTTGGCTCCTGCCGGCGGGAGCCCCCGAATGCTGCACCCAACTTCCCAGCAGAGCCCATTCATGGTTGATCTTCACGAGCAG GTGCACCAGGGACCTGTGCCTCTGTCCTACACAGTCACCACAGTGACAACCCAAGGCTTCCCCCTGCCTACAGGCCAGCACATCCCTGGCTGCAGTGCCCAGCAGCTCCCAGCATGCTCCGTGATGTTCAGCGGGCAGCACTACCCCCTctgctgcctcccaccccca CAGCTGATCCAGGCGTGTACCATGCAGCAGCTCCCTGTGCCCTATCAGGCCTACCCCCACCTCATCTCCAGTGACCACTACATCCTGCACCCCCCACCGCCAGCTCCACACCCCCAGCCCACTCACATGGCACCTCTTGGGCAGTTTGTATCGCTGCAGACCCAGCACCCACGTATG CCCCTGCAGCGCCTTGACAATGACGTGGACCTTCGGGGGGATCAGCATCCCCTGGGGAGCTTCACCTACTCCACCTCTGCCCCGGGCCCGACCCTGTCCCCTTCCGTGCCCCTGCATTACCTGCCCCACGATCCCCTGCACCAGGAACTGTCCTTCGGTGTG CCATATTCCCACATGATGCCTCGGAGACTGAGCACCCAGAGATACCGCCTGCAGCAGCcactgcccccaccacccccgccacctcccccaccaccatATTACCCCAGCTTCCTGCCCTACTTCCT CTCGATGCTGCCAATGTCACCAACAGCAATGGGGCCCACCATCAGCCTGGATCTTGATGTGGATGACGTGGAGATGGAGAACTATGAG GCCCTCCTGAACCTGGCAGAGCGGCTGGGAGATGCCAAGCCCCGTGGCCTCACCAAAGCGGACATCGAACAGCTTCCGTCGTACCGCTTTCACCCTGACAGCCACCAGTCGGAGCAGACGCT GTGTGTCGTCTGCTTCAGTGACTTCGAGGCGCGGCAGCTGCTCCGGGTCCTCCCCTGCAACCATGAGTTCCATACCAAGTGTGTTGACAAGTGGTTGAAG GCCAACCGGACATGTCCCATTTGCCGGGCTGACGCTTCCGAGGTGCCCAGGGAGGCTGAGTGA
- the RNF44 gene encoding RING finger protein 44 isoform X4: MLHPTSQQSPFMVDLHEQVHQGPVPLSYTVTTVTTQGFPLPTGQHIPGCSAQQLPACSVMFSGQHYPLCCLPPPQLIQACTMQQLPVPYQAYPHLISSDHYILHPPPPAPHPQPTHMAPLGQFVSLQTQHPRMPLQRLDNDVDLRGDQHPLGSFTYSTSAPGPTLSPSVPLHYLPHDPLHQELSFGVPYSHMMPRRLSTQRYRLQQPLPPPPPPPPPPPYYPSFLPYFLSMLPMSPTAMGPTISLDLDVDDVEMENYEALLNLAERLGDAKPRGLTKADIEQLPSYRFHPDSHQSEQTLCVVCFSDFEARQLLRVLPCNHEFHTKCVDKWLKANRTCPICRADASEVPREAE, encoded by the exons ATGCTGCACCCAACTTCCCAGCAGAGCCCATTCATGGTTGATCTTCACGAGCAG GTGCACCAGGGACCTGTGCCTCTGTCCTACACAGTCACCACAGTGACAACCCAAGGCTTCCCCCTGCCTACAGGCCAGCACATCCCTGGCTGCAGTGCCCAGCAGCTCCCAGCATGCTCCGTGATGTTCAGCGGGCAGCACTACCCCCTctgctgcctcccaccccca CAGCTGATCCAGGCGTGTACCATGCAGCAGCTCCCTGTGCCCTATCAGGCCTACCCCCACCTCATCTCCAGTGACCACTACATCCTGCACCCCCCACCGCCAGCTCCACACCCCCAGCCCACTCACATGGCACCTCTTGGGCAGTTTGTATCGCTGCAGACCCAGCACCCACGTATG CCCCTGCAGCGCCTTGACAATGACGTGGACCTTCGGGGGGATCAGCATCCCCTGGGGAGCTTCACCTACTCCACCTCTGCCCCGGGCCCGACCCTGTCCCCTTCCGTGCCCCTGCATTACCTGCCCCACGATCCCCTGCACCAGGAACTGTCCTTCGGTGTG CCATATTCCCACATGATGCCTCGGAGACTGAGCACCCAGAGATACCGCCTGCAGCAGCcactgcccccaccacccccgccacctcccccaccaccatATTACCCCAGCTTCCTGCCCTACTTCCT CTCGATGCTGCCAATGTCACCAACAGCAATGGGGCCCACCATCAGCCTGGATCTTGATGTGGATGACGTGGAGATGGAGAACTATGAG GCCCTCCTGAACCTGGCAGAGCGGCTGGGAGATGCCAAGCCCCGTGGCCTCACCAAAGCGGACATCGAACAGCTTCCGTCGTACCGCTTTCACCCTGACAGCCACCAGTCGGAGCAGACGCT GTGTGTCGTCTGCTTCAGTGACTTCGAGGCGCGGCAGCTGCTCCGGGTCCTCCCCTGCAACCATGAGTTCCATACCAAGTGTGTTGACAAGTGGTTGAAG GCCAACCGGACATGTCCCATTTGCCGGGCTGACGCTTCCGAGGTGCCCAGGGAGGCTGAGTGA